A window of the Hypomesus transpacificus isolate Combined female chromosome 8, fHypTra1, whole genome shotgun sequence genome harbors these coding sequences:
- the LOC124470176 gene encoding myosin-7-like yields the protein MGDALMAEFGTAASFLRKSDKERLEAQTRPFDMKKNCFVPDPEVEYVKALISSRDGDKVTVETEFGKTTTHKEVDVHPQNPPKFDKIEDMAMFTFLHEPAVLFNLKERYAAWMIYTYSGLFCVTVNPYKWLPVYDQSVVNAYRGKKRSEAPPHIFSISDNAYQYMLSDRENQSVLITGESGAGKTVNTKRVIQYFASIAAVSGKKDASQEKKGTLEDQIIQCNPALEAFGNAKTIRNDNSSRFGKFIRIHFGVSGKLSSADIETYLLEKSRVTFQLKAERDYHIFYQILSQKKPELLEMLLITSNPYDYAFISQGEIAVTSIDDSDELMATDEAFDVLGFTQEEKNGIYKLTGAIMHMGNMKFKNKQREEQAEADGTEDTDKVAYLMGLNSADMIKGLCHPRVKVGNEWVTKGQSVQQVYYSIGALSKSVYEKMFLWMVVKINQTLDTKNARQHYIGVLDIAGFEIFDFNTFEQLCINFTNEKLQQFFNHHMFVLEQEEYKKEGIVWEFIDFGMDLAACIELIEKPMGIMSILEEECMFPKASDATFKAKLYDNHLGKTANFQKPRIIKGRPEAHFSLVHYAGTVDYNIGNWLVKNKDPLNETVVGLFQKSSLKLLGVLFAGYAGADSAAETGGGKKKKGSSFQTVSALHRENLNKLMTNLRSTHPHFVRCIIPNESKTPGAMENPLVMHQLRCNGVLEGIRICRKGFPNRIPYSDFKQRYRILNPNVIPEGAFMDNKKAAEKLLGSLDIDHEQYRLGHTKVFFKAGLLGVLEEMRDDRLALIITGIQSRARGLLARIEFQKIVERRDALLVIQWNVRAFMGVKNWPWMKMYFKIKPLLVSAETEKEMANMKEEFLKLKEAYAKSEARRKELEEKMVSLIQEKNDLQLAVQTEQDSLGDAEERCEGLIKSKIQLEAKSKELTERLEDEEEMNAELTAKKRKLEDECSELKKDIDDLELTLAKVEKEKHATENKVKNLTEEMAALDEIIAKLTKEKKALQEAHQQTLDDLQSEEDKVNTLTKAKTKLEQQVDDLEGSLEQEKKVRMDLERAKRKLEGDLKLTQESLMDLENDKQQMEERLKKKDFEISQLNSKIEDEQAMGAQLQKKLKELQARIEELEEELEAERAARAKVEKQRADLARELEEISERLEEAGGATAAQIEMNKKREAEFQKVRRDLEEATLQHEATAATLRKKNADSVADLGEQIDNLQRVKQKLEKEKSELRLELDDVVSNMEQIVKSKTNLEKMCRTLEDQMTEYRTKSEEGQRSINDFTMQKAKLQTENGELARQMEEKDSLVSQLTRGKQSNVQQIEDLKRQLEEEVKAKNALAHAVQSARHDSELLREQYEEEQEAKAELQRSMSKANSEVAQWRTKYETDAIQRTEELEEAKKKLAQRLQDAEEAVEAVNAKCSSLDKTKHRLQNEIEDLMVDVERSNAAAAVLDKKQRNFDKVLAEWKQKYEESQTELESAQKEARSLSTELFKLKNSYEESLDHLETMKRENKNLQEEISDLTEQLGESGKNIHELEKIRKQLEQEKAEIQTALEEAEGSLEHEEGKILRAQLEFNQVKADIERKLVEKDEEMEMAKRNQQRVVDTLQSSLESETRSRNEALRLKKKMEGDLNEMEIQLSQANRQAAEAQKQLKGLHAHMKDSQLQLDDALRSNDDLKENIAIVERRSNLLQAELDELRSMVEQTERGRKLAEQELLDVSERVQLLHSQNTSLLNQKKKLEGDTSQLQNEVEEAVQECRNAEEKAKKAITDAAMMAEELKKEQDTSSHLERMKKNMEQTIKDLQHRLDEAEQIAMKGGKKQVQKLEARVRELETEVELEQRKSSDSVKGVRKYERRIKELTYQTEEDRKNLSRLQDLVDKLQLKVKSFKRTAEEAEEQSNSNLGKFRKLQHELDEAEERADIAESQVNKLRTKSRDAGSKKGHDEE from the exons ATGGGGGACGCCTTGATGGCCGAGTTTGGGACAGCAGCTTCTTTTCTGAGGAAGTCAGACAAGGAACGTCTGGAGGCCCAGACTCGTCCTTTTGACATGAAGAAGAACTGCTTTGTGCCTGACCCAGAGGTTGAGTACGTCAAGGCACTAATAAGCAGTAGAGATGGGGACAAAGTCACTGTTGAAACTGAGTTTGGGAAG ACAACAACACATAAGGAGGTTGACGTCCATCCCCAGAACCCGCCAAAGTTTGATAAAATTGAGGACATGGCGATGTTCACCTTCCTGCACGAGCCTGCTGTGCTGTTTAACCTCAAAGAGCGTTATGCAGCCTGGATGATCTAC acCTACTCAGGACTGTTCTGTGTGACTGTCAACCCCTACAAGTGGCTGCCAGTGTACGATCAGTCAGTTGTCAATGCTTACAGAGGCAAGAAGAGGAGTGAAGCTCCTCCTCAtatcttctccatctctgacaATGCCTACCAGTACATGCTGTCAG ACCGGGAAAATCAGTCTGTCCTGATCAC TGGAGAATCTGGTGCAGGAAAGACTGTGAACACCAAGAGAGTCATCCAGTACTTTGCCAGCATTGCAGCTGTGAGTGGAAAGAAGGACGCAAGTCAGGAAAAAAAG GGCACCCTGGAGGATCAAATCATCCAGTGTAACCCTGCCCTGGAGGCTTTTGGTAATGCCAAGACCATCAGAAATGACAACTCCTCCAGATTT GGAAAATTCATCAGAATTCATTTTGGAGTGAGTGGGAAGCTTTCATCCGCAGACATTGAAACAT ATCTCCTGGAGAAGTCACGTGTCACTTTCCAGCTCAAGGCTGAGAGAGACTACCACATCTTCTACCAGATCCTGTCTCAAAAGAAACCAGAACTGCTGG AGATGCTGCTCATCACCAGCAACCCCTATGATTACGCCTTCATCTCCCAAGGAGAGATTGCTGTAACATCTATTGATGATTCTGATGAGCTAATGGCTACTGAT GAAGCCTTTGATGTGCTGGGCTTCACCCAAGAGGAGAAGAACGGCATTTACAAGCTGACTGGTGCCATTATGCACATGGGCAACATGAAGTTCAAGAACaagcagagggaggagcaggcagAGGCAGATGGCACTGAGG ATACCGACAAAGTCGCGTACCTGATGGGTTTGAACTCTGCTGACATGATCAAGGGTCTCTGCCACCCAAGGGTCAAAGTAGGAAATGAGTGGGTCACCAAAGGTCAAAGTGTCCAGCAG GTGTACTACTCCATTGGTGCTCTGTCCAAGTCAGTGTATGAGAAGATGTTCCTGTGGATGGTGGTGAAAATCAACCAAACCCTTGACACCAAAAATGCTCGCCAGCATTACATTGGTGTGCTGGACATTGCTGGTTTTGAGATTTTTGAT TTCAACACCTTTGAACAGCTGTGCATCAACTTCACTAATGAGAAGCTGCAGCAGTTCTTCAACCACCACATGTTTGTGCTGGAGCAAGAAGAGTACAAGAAAGAAGGAATTGTTTGGGAGTTCATTGACTTTGGCATGGACTTGGCAGCCTGCATTGAGCTCATTGAAAAG CCCATGGGTATCATGTCCATCCTTGAAGAGGAGTGCATGTTCCCCAAAGCCAGCGATGCCACATTCAAGGCTAAGCTGTATGACAACCACTTGGGAAAAACTGCCAACTTCCAGAAGCCCAGGATTATAAAAGGTCGACCAGAGGCCCATTTCTCCCTGGTTCACTATGCAGGCACAGTTGACTACAACATTGgtaactggctggtgaagaacaAGGACCCTCTGAATGAGACTGTAGTCGGACTCTTCCAGAAATCAAGCCTGaagttattgggtgtgctttttGCTGGATATGCTGGTGCTGACTCTGCTG CTGAGAcgggaggaggaaagaagaagaaaggctcCTCTTTCCAGACAGTGTCTGCTTTGCACagg GAGAACCTGAACAAACTAATGACCAATTTGAGGTCTACTCATCCCCACTTTGTGCGTTGCATCATCCCCAATGAGAGCAAGACTCCTGGGGCCATGGAGAACCCTCTGGTCATGCACCAGCTGCGCTGTAACGGTGTGCTGGAAGGCATCAGAATCTGCAGGAAGGGATTCCCCAACAGGATTCCATACAGTGACTTCAAACAAAG ATACCGCATCCTAAACCCAAATGTTATCCCTGAGGGAGCGTTTATGGACAACAAGAAGGCAGCAGAAAAACTGCTGGGTAGTCTGGATATTGACCATGAGCAGTACAGATTAGGACACACCAAG GTGTTCTTCAAGGCTGGTCTGCTGGGTGTTctagaggagatgagagacgaCCGTCTTGCTCTCATCATCACAGGGATCCAGTCCAGAGCACGTGGTCTGCTTGCCAGAATTGAGTTCCAGAAAATAGTTGAACGCAG GGATGCCCTGCTTGTGATCCAGTGGAACGTTCGTGCCTTCATGGGGGTCAAGAATTGGCCCTGGATGAAGATGTACTTCAAGATCAAGCCTCTGCTTGTCTCAGctgagactgagaaagagatggCCAACATGAAGGAAGAATTCCTGAAGCTTAAAGAAGCTTATGCTAAATCTGAAGCCCGTAGGAAGGAGCTGGAAGAGAAGATGGTCTCCCTTATCCAGGAGAAGAACGACCTTCAACTCGCAGTCCAAACT GAACAAGACAGTCTGGGAGATGCTGAGGAGAGGTGTGAGGGATTGATCAAGAGCAAGATCCAGCTTGAGGCCAAATCCAAGGAGCTGACTGAAAgactggaggatgaggaggagatgaatGCAGAGCTTACTGCTaagaagaggaagctggaggatgaGTGTTCAGAACTCAAGAAAGACATTGATGATCTGGAACTCActctggccaaagtggagaaggagaagcatgCCACGGAGAACAAG GTTAAAAACCTGACTGAGGAGATGGCAGCTCTGGATGAAATCATTGCCAAGCTGACCAAGGAAAAGAAAGCTCTCCAGGAGGCTCACCAGCAGACACTGGACGACCTTCAGAGTGAGGAGGACAAAGTCAACACTCTGACCAAGGCCAAAACCAAGCTGGAACAGCAGGTTGATGAT CTTGAAGGTTCCCTGGAGCAAGAGAAGAAGGTAAGAATGGACCTTGAGAGAGCCAAGAGGAAGTTGGAGGGAGACCTGAAGTTGACCCAGGAGAGCCTAATGGACCTGGAGAACGACAAacagcagatggaggagagactgaAGAA GAAAGACTTTGAGATAAGTCAACTCAACAGCAAGATTGAGGATGAGCAGGCCATGGGTGCCCAGCTTCAGAAGAAACTGAAGGAGCTGCAG GCCCGTATTGAGGAGCTTGAGGAAGagctggaggctgagagagCTGCCCGTGCCAAGGTTGAGAAGCAGAGGGCAGACTTGGCCCGAGAGTTGGAGGAGATcagtgagaggctggaggaggctggtggagCCACTGCTGCCCAGATTGAGATGAACaagaagagggaggcagagttcCAGAAGGTGCGCAGAGACCTTGAAGAGGCTACCCTGCAGCATGAGGCTACAGCTGCCACTCTGAGGAAGAAGAATGCAGACAGTGTGGCCGACCTGGGGGAGCAGATTGACAACCTTCAGAGAGTGAAGcagaagctggagaaggagaagagtgagctcaggctggagctggacgatgTGGTCTCCAACATGGAGCAGATCGTCAAGTCCAAA ACAAACTTGGAGAAAATGTGCAGAACCCTTGAAGACCAGATGACTGAGTACAGGACTAAATCTGAGGAGGGACAGCGATCCATCAATGATTTCACCATGCAGAAAGCAAAGCTTCAAACTGAAAATG gTGAACTTGCTAGGCAAATGGAGGAGAAGGACTCTCTGGTTTCCCAACTCACCAGAGGAAAACAGTCTAATGTTCAGCAGATTGAGGATCTCAAAAGACAACTGGAGGAGGAAGTCAAG GCAAAGAATGCTTTAGCCCATGCAGTGCAGTCTGCTCGCCATGACTCAGAGCTGCTGAGGGAGCAgtatgaggaggagcaggaggccaaGGCTGAGCTGCAGCGCAGCATGTCCAAGGCTAACTCTGAGGTGGCTCAGTGGAGAACCAAGTATGAAACTGATGCCATCCAGAGGaccgaggagctggaagaggccaA GAAGAAGCTGGCTCAGCGTCTGCAAGATGCAGAAGAGGCTGTGGAAGCTGTCAATGCTAAATGTTCCTCCCTGGATAAGACTAAACACAGACTCCAGAATGAGATTGAAGATCTCATGGTGGATGTGGAGAGATccaatgctgctgctgctgttctgGACAAGAAGCAAAGAAACTTTGACAAG gtcctggcAGAGTGGAAGCAGAAGTATGAGGAGTCCCAGACTGAGCTGGAAAGCGCCCAGAAGGAGGCCAGATCCCTCAGCACTGAGCTGTTCAAACTGAAGAACTCCTATGAAGAGTCTTTGGATCATCTGGAGACCATGAAGAGGGAGAACAAGAACCTCCAAG AGGAAATTTCTGACCTGACTGAGCAACTTGGTGAGAGTGGAAAGAACATCCATGAGCTGGAGAAGATTCGTAaacagctggagcaggagaaggctgAGATCCAGACTgctctggaggaggctgag GGCTCCCTGGAGCACGAGGAAGGCAAGATTCTCAGAGCTCAGCTGGAGTTCAACCAGGTCAAAGCTGACATTGAGCGCAAACTGgtggagaaggatgaggagatggaaatggccaagagaaaccAGCAGAGAGTGGTGGATACCCTGCAAAGTTCCCTGGAGTCTGAGACTCGCAGCAGGAACGAGGCTCTCAGGctgaagaagaagatggagggagacctcAATGAGATGGAGATCCAGCTCAGCCAGGCcaacaggcaggcagcagaggCCCAGAAGCAACTCAAGGGCCTCCATGCACATATGAAG GACTCCCAACTGCAGCTGGATGATGCTCTTCGTAGCAATGATGATCTGAAGGAGAACATTGCCATTGTGGAGAGACGTAGCAATCTGCTGCAGGCTGAACTGGATGAGCTGAGGTCCATGGTGgagcagactgagagaggcCGCAAACTGGCTGAGCAGGAACTGCTGGATGTCAGTGAGAGGGTTCAGCTGCTACACTCTCAG AACACCAGCCTGCTGAACCAGAAGAAGAAGCTAGAGGGTGACACTTCCCAGCTTCAGAATGAAGTGGAGGAGGCTGTGCAGGAGTGCAGGAATGCTGAGGAGAAAGCCAAGAAGGCCATCACTGATGCTGCCATGATGGcagaggagctgaagaaggagcaggACACCAGTTCTCACCTGGAGCGCATGAagaagaacatggagcagaccatcaaggacctgcagcaccGTCTGGATGAAGCTGAGCAAATCGCCATGAAGGGTGGCAAGAAGCAGGTCCAGAAGCTGGAGGCCAGG GTGAGGGAGCTGGAGACAGAGGTGGAGTTGGAGCAGAGGAAGAGCAGTGATTCAGTGAAAGGAGTCCGTAAATATGAGAGACGCATCAAGGAGCTCACTTACCAG ACTGAGGAGGACCGTAAAAACTTGAGCCGTCTGCAAGACCTGGTGGACAAACTGCAGCTGAAGGTCAAGTCCTTCAAGAGAACTGCAGAGGAGGCT GAGGAACAGTCCAACTCTAATCTGGGCAAGTTCCGTAAACTGCAGCATGAGCTGGATGAAGCAGAGGAGAGGGCTGACATTGCTGAGTCCCAGGTCAACAAATTGCGAACCAAAAGTCGTGATGCAGGATCAAAG AAAGGACATGATGAAGAGTGA